One Coccinella septempunctata chromosome 1, icCocSept1.1, whole genome shotgun sequence DNA window includes the following coding sequences:
- the LOC123322975 gene encoding uncharacterized protein LOC123322975 — protein MPKPVILRQFLELQPKTPHEVRQIWTLVHILCLSIAGFSGWLSAYTFGLYLQDFDFQCILFATLSVTSEHSVKEHNLTIFSNESLWSNILKKTPDQKIDIKKSKWGEPKLCNFVQFLHVASMLSSVIWIVFFAISGRGSKLHGRQIIGKPYRLVFPFLFWSIISSLVIFVTNSTLTSGLIKFCSVIEDSEGKEQTQICFGRFIESYRIFFGHHQGTRLFTLFFLVKFGGYVEFIAWLCNALWTCLRVYLIIDYKFYMVTVWKYEPDRSERLKHRVTFVEEKDE, from the exons ATGCCAAAACCTGTCATCCTCCGTCAGTTCCTCGAATTACAACCGAAAACACCTCACGAAGTACGACAGATCTGGACCTTAGTCCACATCCTGTGCCTTTCCATCGCAGGCTTCAGTGGTTGGCTGTCGGCGTACACTTTTGGTCTCTACCTCCAAGACTTCGACTTCCAATGCATACTTTTCGCGACGCTATCGGTTACGTCCGAGCACAGCGTGAAGGAGCACAACCTCACCATCTTCTCCAACGAGTCGCTATGGAGCAATATTCTGAAGAAGACCCCAGATCAAAAGATCGACATCAAAAAGTCCAAATGGGGCGAGCCCAAGCTCTGCAACTTCGTCCAGTTCTTGCACGTGGCTTCTATGCTTAGCTCTGTGATCTGGATCGTGTTTTTCGCCATTTCCGGTAGGGGGAGTAAGCTGCACGGGAGGCAAATCATCGGCAAACCTTACAG GTTGGTCTTCCCGTTCTTATTCTGGAGCATAATCTCCAGCTTGGTGATCTTTGTCACCAACTCGACCCTAACCAGTGGACTGATCAAATTCTGCAGCGTCATAGAAGATTCGGAAGGGAAGGAACAGACCCAGATATGTTTCGGCAGGTTCATAGAGTCGTACAGGATATTTTTCGGCCACCACCAGGGCACTAGATTGTTCACCCTTTTCTTCCTGGTGAAATTCGGCGGTTACGTGGAGTTTATCGCTTGGCTCTGCAACGCATTGTGGACGTGTTTGCGCGTGTATCTCATCATCGACTACAAGTTCTATATGGTGACCGTCTGGAAGTACGAACCCGATCGAAGCGAGAGACTGAAGCATAGAGTTACTTTCGTAGAGGAAAAGGACGAGTAG